The following coding sequences are from one candidate division WOR-3 bacterium window:
- a CDS encoding AAA family ATPase has product MNRIDAQKLSWQCPKNLFRFKSTSEISPAEDIIGQREALESIKTGIEIDSQGYNIFISGLAGTGRKSTLHKFLTKRIRMKEKKLEDVIFLYNFDIPEEPISLKLPTGEGTAVSRALQELLENLENLISAIYFNDKYLSELMEFDKKEKKEEDKIFSKIDKLIKTSGFRWIKSKNEDMKMELLPIHKKKVLSFSELSELVEKNQLKNKKLKEYINKKEKIEKIIALYLNDFKTLRTSFSNKRKKLDIDTAYPFLKLIFEDFKKLTSSLQMKEYLDVFLDYMLLNISYWKTLMEDEKAKDKWREEKESIDNIMSINVAVNNYKKSKRPVIIESFPSENNLFGTVENVGSSEKIHLGIKAGSLLKAHKGFIIVDAYELLQEDNSWQRLKRTLKTQNLEITPVSNPLSTRNYLRPNSVQIDVKVIMIGNDEIYSSLFYKDPDFPKIFKIKAKFEEHMPLTKRNLRKLANFTALTTQKEGLPGFSKEAVIRICEHAVKLSGDKKHISTKFGMLSDLIKESVYWERKKNTRTKTVTLISVEKAMNKMRFRKTALERDYLKLISDNIIKIFLKGSQKGQVNALTVIETEEVSIGLPSRITAVVSPGEKGIISIDRKSNLSGEIHTKGVNIIGGCLRGKYSRDYPLSIHASICFEQSYNIVDGDSASTAEICAILSSISGIPVKQNFAVTGSVDQNGNVQAVGGINEKIEGFFKTCKIKRIKNGAVVLPKDNENSLMLDKEIKKAVSAGNFSLYSVNNIDETLCLIFDTGSGKTNLTAIRKRILKGIKNLYDKSPHAKRGNHA; this is encoded by the coding sequence TTGAACAGGATCGATGCGCAAAAACTTTCGTGGCAATGTCCTAAAAACCTTTTCCGCTTTAAATCCACCTCAGAAATATCTCCTGCGGAAGACATAATTGGTCAGAGAGAAGCCTTGGAATCGATCAAGACAGGCATCGAGATCGACAGCCAGGGCTACAATATTTTCATTTCCGGTTTAGCGGGTACTGGCAGAAAGAGCACACTTCACAAATTTCTGACTAAAAGAATACGCATGAAAGAAAAGAAGCTTGAAGATGTCATCTTTCTTTACAATTTCGACATCCCCGAAGAACCAATTTCACTTAAGCTGCCGACCGGAGAAGGAACAGCCGTTTCAAGAGCCCTTCAGGAGTTGCTCGAAAACCTTGAAAACCTCATATCGGCGATTTATTTCAACGATAAGTACCTTTCGGAATTAATGGAATTTGATAAAAAGGAAAAAAAAGAAGAAGACAAAATATTTTCGAAAATCGACAAGCTAATCAAAACATCCGGTTTCAGATGGATCAAGTCCAAAAATGAAGACATGAAAATGGAATTGCTGCCCATACATAAAAAAAAAGTTTTGAGTTTCAGCGAGCTGTCCGAACTCGTAGAGAAAAATCAGCTTAAAAACAAAAAACTGAAGGAATACATTAACAAAAAAGAAAAAATCGAGAAGATAATAGCTCTTTACCTGAATGATTTTAAAACCCTTCGGACATCGTTTTCCAACAAAAGAAAAAAACTCGACATCGACACGGCTTATCCTTTTCTTAAACTCATTTTCGAAGACTTTAAAAAACTCACTTCATCCTTGCAGATGAAGGAATACCTCGATGTATTTCTCGATTACATGCTTTTGAACATATCCTATTGGAAGACATTGATGGAAGACGAAAAGGCAAAGGATAAATGGAGAGAGGAAAAAGAGTCCATAGACAACATAATGAGCATCAACGTCGCGGTAAACAACTACAAAAAGTCAAAGCGACCAGTTATAATTGAAAGTTTTCCTTCGGAAAACAACCTTTTCGGGACGGTTGAAAACGTCGGGAGCAGCGAAAAGATACATCTTGGAATAAAAGCCGGAAGTCTTTTAAAAGCCCACAAAGGATTTATAATTGTGGACGCTTATGAACTTCTCCAGGAAGACAATTCATGGCAAAGGCTGAAGAGAACCTTGAAAACTCAGAACCTTGAGATAACACCCGTGTCCAACCCCCTATCTACGAGAAATTACCTCAGACCAAATTCGGTGCAAATCGACGTCAAAGTAATCATGATTGGAAACGACGAAATATACTCCTCCCTTTTTTACAAAGACCCCGACTTTCCAAAAATATTCAAAATAAAAGCCAAATTTGAAGAACACATGCCCCTGACAAAAAGAAACCTCAGGAAATTGGCAAATTTCACGGCTCTGACTACGCAGAAAGAAGGTCTACCGGGTTTTTCGAAAGAAGCAGTAATCAGAATCTGCGAACACGCGGTTAAACTGAGCGGAGACAAAAAACACATAAGCACAAAGTTCGGCATGTTATCCGATCTGATAAAAGAAAGCGTTTACTGGGAAAGAAAAAAAAACACCAGAACCAAGACAGTGACGTTGATTTCTGTTGAAAAAGCGATGAACAAAATGCGCTTTAGAAAAACAGCTCTCGAAAGGGACTATCTCAAACTCATAAGCGACAATATCATAAAAATATTTTTAAAAGGCTCCCAAAAAGGGCAGGTCAACGCCTTGACCGTGATTGAAACTGAAGAGGTTTCCATAGGTCTTCCCTCAAGAATAACTGCTGTAGTATCACCCGGCGAGAAAGGAATAATAAGCATAGACAGAAAATCGAACCTTTCAGGAGAAATCCATACCAAAGGAGTGAATATTATAGGCGGTTGCTTGAGGGGCAAATACTCCAGAGATTATCCGCTGTCTATTCACGCCTCCATATGCTTCGAACAATCATACAACATCGTCGACGGAGACAGCGCTTCTACAGCGGAAATCTGCGCCATTCTGTCGAGCATATCCGGAATCCCGGTAAAACAAAATTTTGCAGTAACAGGCTCCGTGGATCAAAACGGAAACGTTCAAGCCGTCGGGGGCATAAACGAGAAAATAGAAGGATTTTTTAAAACCTGCAAAATTAAAAGGATCAAAAACGGAGCGGTTGTCTTGCCCAAAGACAATGAGAATTCTCTAATGCTCGACAAAGAGATCAAAAAAGCCGTTTCCGCGGGAAACTTTTCCCTGTATTCAGTGAATAATATCGATGAAACTCTTTGTTTGATATTCGATACCGGAAGCGGCAAAACAAATTTGACGGCGATCAGAAAACGGATATTAAAAGGAATTAAAAACCTCTACGATAAATCCCCTCACGCGAAAAGAGGCAACCATGCTTGA
- a CDS encoding acetyl-CoA carboxylase biotin carboxyl carrier protein subunit yields MIEDKILLNIDETLYETCDFKRKSPGVSYEQNTKTEERAPIPGIIREIFVREGSTIKKGDPLYVVEAMKSYNKIISEYDGKVMSVAIKSGDKVKKGDIVIYRRDV; encoded by the coding sequence ATGATCGAAGACAAAATTCTTTTAAACATCGACGAAACTTTATACGAGACGTGCGACTTCAAAAGAAAGAGTCCCGGAGTCTCCTATGAACAAAACACCAAAACCGAAGAAAGGGCTCCTATACCCGGAATAATCAGAGAAATCTTCGTCCGTGAAGGTTCAACGATTAAAAAAGGAGATCCTCTATACGTAGTAGAAGCCATGAAATCCTACAACAAAATAATTTCGGAATACGACGGAAAAGTTATGTCAGTGGCAATTAAATCAGGGGACAAAGTCAAAAAAGGCGATATTGTAATCTACAGGAGAGATGTTTGA
- a CDS encoding acyl-CoA carboxylase subunit beta, protein MDIKSAIADFIVRVQRWKSGGGAKSIEKQKQRGKLTARERIEALLDENSFFETDLFVEHKARGYGLEGVMLAGDGVITGIGKISGRPVALFAQDFTVAGGSLGEGHASKISKVMDMAKDSGIPLIGLNDSGGARIQEGVGALAGYGEIFYRNTKLSGVIPQISLILGPCAGGAVYSPALTDFVIVVEKISNMFITGPEVIKAVIGEEISMEDLGGALTHAEITGNAHFVASSEKEAFRLIQKLLSYIPSNNREQPPLVPPENPKKQFDITNIIPSDPKITYDMLEIISSITDGSKFIEVHRNWAKNIVVGFGRVGGHSIGIVANQPYYLAGVLDVNAADKAARFIRFCDSFNIPLVTFVDIPGYLPGVDQEHAGVIRHGAKVLYAFSEATVPKLTVIVRKAYGGGYIAMCSKHLGADFVAAWPTAEIAVMGPEGAANILFRKEIMESPDPEKTRKEKITEYQEKFANPYIAASKGFVDAVIEPEQTRQILIDMLNVYRDKSRQSLWKHHGNIPL, encoded by the coding sequence ATGGACATCAAATCCGCGATTGCCGACTTTATCGTCAGGGTTCAAAGATGGAAATCCGGCGGCGGCGCAAAATCCATAGAAAAACAAAAACAGCGGGGAAAACTCACCGCCAGAGAGAGGATAGAGGCCCTTTTAGACGAAAACAGCTTTTTTGAAACAGACCTGTTTGTCGAACATAAAGCGAGAGGCTACGGACTCGAAGGGGTCATGCTTGCCGGTGACGGCGTCATCACCGGAATAGGAAAAATATCCGGCAGGCCAGTTGCATTGTTCGCTCAAGACTTCACTGTAGCCGGAGGATCCCTCGGCGAAGGACACGCGTCAAAAATAAGCAAAGTTATGGATATGGCAAAAGATTCCGGTATACCCTTGATAGGACTCAACGATTCAGGAGGCGCGAGGATACAGGAAGGAGTCGGAGCTCTAGCAGGATACGGAGAAATATTTTACAGAAACACAAAACTTTCCGGAGTTATACCTCAAATATCTCTGATTCTCGGTCCCTGCGCCGGGGGAGCTGTCTACTCGCCGGCTTTAACCGATTTCGTAATTGTCGTAGAAAAAATCAGCAACATGTTCATCACCGGACCAGAAGTCATTAAAGCCGTCATAGGAGAAGAGATCTCAATGGAAGATCTCGGTGGAGCTTTAACTCACGCTGAAATAACGGGAAATGCGCATTTTGTCGCTTCCAGCGAGAAAGAAGCCTTTAGACTTATTCAAAAACTCCTCTCATACATACCCTCAAACAACAGAGAACAACCTCCACTCGTGCCGCCGGAAAATCCCAAAAAGCAATTCGACATAACAAACATTATCCCCTCCGATCCCAAAATAACTTATGACATGCTCGAAATAATCAGTTCGATAACAGATGGATCAAAATTTATCGAAGTACACAGGAATTGGGCGAAAAACATAGTAGTTGGTTTCGGCAGAGTCGGAGGCCATTCCATTGGCATAGTGGCAAACCAACCCTATTACCTGGCTGGGGTTCTCGACGTGAACGCCGCGGACAAAGCCGCTCGGTTTATTAGATTCTGCGATTCTTTCAACATACCCCTTGTTACTTTCGTCGATATTCCGGGTTACCTCCCAGGCGTAGACCAGGAACACGCCGGCGTGATACGTCACGGTGCGAAAGTCCTCTACGCGTTCTCAGAGGCGACAGTGCCCAAATTGACGGTTATCGTCAGGAAAGCATACGGTGGAGGTTATATCGCCATGTGCAGCAAACATCTCGGAGCAGATTTTGTTGCGGCGTGGCCTACCGCTGAAATCGCCGTGATGGGGCCTGAAGGAGCGGCAAACATCCTTTTCAGAAAAGAAATCATGGAAAGCCCCGATCCGGAAAAGACAAGAAAAGAAAAAATCACGGAATATCAGGAAAAATTCGCCAACCCGTACATCGCGGCATCCAAAGGCTTCGTAGACGCCGTCATAGAACCGGAACAGACCAGACAGATCCTCATAGATATGCTGAACGTCTATCGGGACAAATCGAGACAATCACTCTGGAAACACCATGGAAACATACCCCTGTAG
- a CDS encoding DUF3467 domain-containing protein gives MKQQIPNQLSIELPDEVSDGVYSNFVIILSSPAEFVVDFARLVPGKNKAKINSRIIMPPQTAKRLIKTLEERVKDFEDKFGLIKTDEPEKNVMGFNNI, from the coding sequence ATGAAACAACAAATACCTAACCAGTTGTCGATAGAACTGCCTGACGAGGTTTCAGACGGCGTTTACAGCAATTTTGTCATTATACTCTCGTCTCCAGCTGAATTCGTAGTTGATTTCGCGAGACTTGTGCCAGGGAAAAACAAAGCAAAAATCAACAGCCGGATTATTATGCCGCCTCAAACAGCCAAAAGACTCATAAAAACGCTTGAAGAGAGGGTCAAGGATTTCGAGGATAAATTCGGCTTAATCAAGACCGATGAACCCGAAAAAAATGTAATGGGCTTCAACAACATATAA